A region of Methylibium petroleiphilum PM1 DNA encodes the following proteins:
- the cobJ gene encoding precorrin-3B C(17)-methyltransferase, whose amino-acid sequence MRTTQAAGKIMLVGIGPGSVGHMTQRAREAIAEADVVVGYVTYIKLVADLIEGKEVVRKGMTEELDRAVSALEAARAGKKVALISSGDAGVYGMAGPTYEVLFQAGWTPEDAVQVEIVPGASALNACAALVGAPLTHDFCAISLSDLLTPWPVIARRLDAVAMADFVVALYNPKSGRRTRQIVEAQRLFLRHRRADTPVAIVKSAYRRRQHIEFRTLETMCEADIGMLSTVLIGNSHTFVRDGLMVTPRGYANKYDIEQGGETREGERPGRSLSTGLNGWLENLLDDHAGGESIEQLAARHRLPADYIAATLAEPIEAQPEAAAEDTET is encoded by the coding sequence ATGAGAACGACGCAGGCTGCCGGCAAGATCATGCTGGTGGGCATCGGCCCCGGCAGCGTGGGCCACATGACCCAGCGGGCCCGCGAAGCCATCGCCGAGGCCGACGTGGTGGTGGGCTACGTCACCTACATCAAGCTGGTGGCCGACCTGATCGAGGGCAAGGAGGTCGTGCGCAAGGGCATGACCGAGGAGTTGGACCGCGCGGTGAGCGCGCTCGAAGCCGCGCGCGCCGGCAAGAAGGTGGCGCTCATCTCCTCGGGCGACGCGGGCGTCTACGGCATGGCCGGCCCCACCTACGAGGTGCTGTTCCAGGCGGGCTGGACGCCCGAGGACGCGGTGCAAGTGGAGATCGTGCCTGGCGCCTCCGCGCTCAACGCCTGTGCCGCGCTGGTGGGCGCGCCGCTGACGCACGATTTCTGCGCCATCTCGCTGAGCGACCTGTTGACGCCCTGGCCGGTGATCGCGCGGCGGCTGGACGCGGTGGCGATGGCCGACTTCGTCGTCGCGCTCTACAACCCCAAGAGCGGCCGGCGCACGCGCCAGATCGTCGAGGCACAGCGCCTGTTCCTGCGCCACCGCCGGGCCGACACGCCGGTGGCGATCGTCAAGAGCGCCTACCGGCGGCGGCAGCACATCGAGTTCCGCACGCTGGAAACGATGTGCGAGGCCGACATCGGCATGCTCAGCACGGTGCTGATCGGCAACAGCCACACCTTCGTGCGCGACGGCCTGATGGTCACGCCGCGCGGCTACGCCAACAAGTACGACATTGAGCAAGGCGGCGAGACGCGCGAGGGCGAGAGGCCGGGGCGTTCGCTGTCGACCGGGCTGAACGGCTGGCTCGAGAACCTGCTGGACGACCACGCCGGCGGCGAGAGCATCGAGCAGCTCGCCGCGCGACACCGCCTGCCGGCCGACTACATCGCCGCGACCCTGGCCGAGCCGATCGAGGCACAGCCCGAAGCCGCGGCCGAAGACACCGAAACCTGA
- a CDS encoding cobalamin biosynthesis central domain-containing protein: MSATDQPNPAPVRVVLVAITKHGAAQVAAMARQMPQAAVCVSAKFADAMQGLPNPVAAYAGAFKDEIAGLFERYDQIVFFVSLGAVVRLIAPHLKSKDEDPGVLVVDDAGQFVIPVLSGHVGGANAMAEQVAALLRATPVLTTASDVGKTIPVDILGRELGWRVEAPKINITRVSAAVVNEEPVAVVQEAGSPHWWTRPTPLPPHIQRFDRFDAVDPARFKAVLWITHAEVPEALWQRLHERLVVYRPPREADA; encoded by the coding sequence ATGAGTGCCACGGATCAACCTAACCCGGCCCCTGTTCGCGTGGTGTTGGTGGCCATCACCAAGCACGGCGCTGCGCAGGTGGCGGCGATGGCGCGGCAAATGCCGCAGGCCGCTGTGTGCGTGTCGGCCAAGTTCGCCGACGCCATGCAGGGACTGCCCAACCCGGTCGCGGCCTACGCCGGCGCTTTCAAGGACGAGATCGCCGGCTTGTTCGAGCGCTACGACCAGATCGTGTTCTTCGTGTCGCTCGGCGCGGTGGTGCGCCTGATCGCGCCGCACCTGAAGAGCAAGGACGAAGACCCGGGTGTGCTGGTGGTCGACGACGCCGGCCAGTTCGTGATCCCGGTGCTGTCGGGCCACGTCGGCGGCGCCAATGCGATGGCGGAGCAGGTGGCGGCTCTGCTGCGCGCCACGCCGGTGCTGACCACCGCATCGGACGTGGGCAAGACCATTCCGGTGGACATCCTCGGCCGCGAGCTGGGCTGGCGGGTCGAGGCGCCCAAGATCAACATCACCCGCGTCTCGGCCGCCGTGGTCAACGAAGAACCGGTGGCCGTGGTGCAGGAGGCCGGCAGCCCGCATTGGTGGACACGGCCGACGCCGCTGCCGCCCCACATCCAGCGCTTCGACCGCTTCGATGCGGTCGACCCGGCGCGTTTCAAGGCCGTGCTGTGGATCACCCATGCCGAGGTGCCTGAGGCGCTGTGGCAGCGCCTGCACGAGCGTCTGGTGGTGTACCGCCCGCCCCGCGAGGCGGATGCATGA
- a CDS encoding sirohydrochlorin chelatase, translating into MTADTILLVGHGSREKSGNDEIERFAAQWRECHPQWRTELCFIEFADVEVEQGLELAAKDSRRVIVVPLILNAAGHVNIEIPSHIARARQRHPGVRFDYAPHLGVCEPVLAILKRQLRQCMQALDMPDPAGTGIVLLGRGSSSREANGEMARMARWLFEEGEHELVDLAFTGIAWPRLERVVQRQAQLGMRQIVVLPYYLFTGTLIQRIGRQVEHLRSQYPQLRFALGSYFGFEPEIAQLLAERVGGLLRGTEHAVPVSDEAAQWQGHHHGPGHGHDHARAHEHHEHHDQHGHAQHGH; encoded by the coding sequence ATGACCGCCGACACCATCCTGCTCGTGGGCCACGGCTCGCGCGAGAAGAGCGGCAACGACGAGATCGAGCGTTTCGCGGCGCAGTGGCGCGAGTGCCATCCGCAGTGGCGCACCGAGCTGTGCTTCATCGAGTTCGCTGACGTCGAGGTCGAGCAGGGGCTGGAGCTGGCCGCGAAGGACTCGAGGCGTGTGATCGTCGTGCCGTTGATCCTCAATGCAGCGGGCCACGTCAACATCGAGATTCCGTCGCACATCGCGCGGGCGCGCCAGCGCCACCCCGGCGTGCGCTTCGACTACGCACCGCACCTGGGTGTCTGCGAGCCGGTGCTGGCCATCCTGAAGCGGCAGTTGCGCCAGTGCATGCAGGCGCTGGACATGCCCGACCCGGCGGGCACTGGCATCGTGCTGCTGGGACGCGGTTCGTCCAGCCGAGAAGCCAACGGCGAGATGGCGCGCATGGCGCGCTGGCTGTTCGAAGAAGGCGAGCACGAGCTGGTGGACCTCGCCTTCACCGGCATCGCCTGGCCGCGGCTGGAGCGCGTGGTGCAGCGCCAGGCGCAGTTGGGCATGCGCCAGATCGTCGTGCTGCCCTACTACCTGTTCACCGGCACGCTGATCCAGCGCATCGGCCGCCAAGTGGAACACCTGCGCAGCCAGTATCCGCAGCTGCGATTCGCGCTGGGCTCGTACTTCGGCTTCGAGCCCGAGATCGCCCAGCTGCTGGCCGAACGCGTCGGCGGCCTGCTGCGCGGAACGGAGCACGCAGTGCCGGTCAGCGACGAGGCCGCGCAGTGGCAGGGGCACCATCACGGGCCGGGCCATGGGCACGACCACGCTCGCGCCCATGAGCACCACGAACACCACGATCAGCATGGCCACGCCCAACACGGTCACTGA
- a CDS encoding CbtA family protein produces MLFRRLVWCALAAALLVGSLQFAMQRWQALPIILAAERFEDQKAAAPAPAHEHTHEPVHEGAAAGGHEHAAAEHHHDEAAWSPADGAERGFWTWVANVLHSFSMAMLLFAVMGAWVWRRGGSGGMARLALAVAAAGWLSLHLWPSLGLPAEVPGMDAADLRARQAWWLLAAAGAAGACGMLAFSTARWRWIAAAVLLALPFVVRAPQVADPLAGFSGEAHARLAQLGRDFVWATTWVSLSFWASLGVIGGALFARWLQPVLAEMRTNAASAAPAIGASR; encoded by the coding sequence ATGCTGTTCCGACGCTTGGTCTGGTGCGCGCTGGCCGCCGCGCTGCTGGTGGGCAGCCTGCAATTCGCCATGCAGCGCTGGCAGGCGCTGCCCATCATCCTTGCGGCGGAGCGCTTCGAGGACCAGAAGGCGGCAGCGCCGGCACCCGCACACGAACACACGCACGAGCCCGTTCACGAAGGGGCCGCAGCGGGCGGGCACGAGCATGCCGCCGCTGAGCACCACCACGATGAAGCCGCATGGTCGCCTGCGGACGGCGCGGAACGCGGCTTCTGGACCTGGGTGGCCAACGTGCTGCACAGCTTCAGCATGGCCATGCTGTTGTTCGCCGTGATGGGCGCCTGGGTCTGGCGCCGCGGTGGGAGCGGCGGCATGGCGCGCTTGGCGTTGGCGGTGGCCGCCGCGGGCTGGCTCAGCCTGCACCTGTGGCCTTCGCTTGGGCTGCCGGCCGAAGTGCCCGGCATGGACGCAGCCGACCTGCGCGCGCGCCAGGCCTGGTGGCTGCTGGCCGCCGCCGGCGCCGCAGGAGCCTGCGGGATGCTCGCCTTCAGCACCGCGCGCTGGCGTTGGATCGCAGCTGCGGTGCTGCTGGCCTTGCCGTTCGTCGTCCGCGCGCCGCAGGTCGCGGACCCCTTGGCCGGGTTCAGCGGCGAGGCCCATGCTCGGCTGGCGCAACTCGGGCGCGACTTCGTCTGGGCCACGACCTGGGTGTCGCTGTCCTTCTGGGCTTCGCTGGGCGTGATCGGCGGCGCGCTCTTCGCTCGCTGGCTGCAGCCGGTGCTGGCCGAGATGCGGACCAACGCAGCCAGCGCTGCGCCGGCGATCGGAGCTTCTCGATGA
- a CDS encoding cobalamin biosynthesis protein codes for MKIALGIGCDRGTPAETIAQAVVEALTLARVDLADVASVASITLKADEPGLLVLAAQRGWDIVFYRPDELAAVPVPNPSEVVRRYTGTPSVSEAAALLAAEADDGAPALLVEKHKFRGTDGRSATVSIACCAELS; via the coding sequence ATGAAGATCGCGCTGGGCATCGGCTGCGACCGTGGCACGCCTGCGGAGACGATCGCGCAAGCGGTGGTCGAGGCGCTCACCCTCGCGCGGGTGGATCTGGCTGACGTGGCCAGTGTTGCCAGCATCACGCTGAAGGCTGATGAACCTGGGCTGCTGGTGCTGGCCGCGCAGCGAGGCTGGGACATCGTGTTCTACCGCCCGGACGAATTGGCCGCCGTGCCCGTGCCCAACCCCTCGGAGGTCGTGCGCCGCTACACCGGCACGCCTTCGGTCAGCGAGGCCGCCGCGCTGCTGGCGGCCGAGGCCGACGATGGCGCACCCGCGCTGCTCGTCGAGAAGCACAAGTTTCGTGGCACCGACGGGCGCAGCGCGACGGTGTCCATCGCCTGCTGCGCCGAGCTCTCCTGA
- a CDS encoding CbtB domain-containing protein, whose protein sequence is MTAQNFSPAQGIPATASRLVPRQLAAAAALGLAVLYGVAFAESPLAHNAAHDVRHVTVKPCH, encoded by the coding sequence ATGACCGCACAGAACTTCTCCCCCGCACAGGGCATCCCGGCCACCGCCTCGCGCCTGGTGCCGCGCCAGCTCGCCGCCGCGGCGGCGCTGGGCCTGGCGGTGCTCTACGGCGTGGCCTTTGCCGAGAGCCCGCTGGCGCACAACGCCGCGCACGACGTGCGCCACGTCACCGTCAAACCTTGCCACTGA
- the cobI gene encoding precorrin-2 C(20)-methyltransferase, with protein sequence MSDDPRIGRLIGVSLGPGDPGLITRTAWALLERRDTVWAYPARSTKTPSYAFDIVQRAGLLPPTEHHCLLFPMTHDGEKLGRAWLRAAETVLPRLQAGRDVLFLVEGDASTYATFGHLARTVRSLDGRIEVQTVAGVNAFTAACATLGQPLSEQDDTVAIVPAAYGVAALDRLLADFDTLVLLKVKPLVDELFDWLQARDLLDGASFIERCGAPDERVLRGAEMLALRGSKVSYLSLMLVPNPYRVRGERIKGCLKKTSPMSAPAGPMEIEIEL encoded by the coding sequence ATGAGTGACGATCCGCGCATCGGCCGGCTGATCGGTGTCAGCCTCGGCCCGGGCGACCCGGGCCTGATCACGCGTACGGCCTGGGCGCTGCTCGAGCGTCGCGACACCGTCTGGGCCTATCCCGCGCGCAGCACCAAGACGCCGAGCTACGCGTTCGACATCGTGCAGCGCGCTGGCCTGCTGCCACCGACAGAGCACCACTGCCTGCTGTTCCCGATGACGCACGACGGCGAGAAGCTCGGCCGGGCTTGGCTGCGCGCAGCCGAGACCGTGCTGCCGCGGCTACAGGCCGGCCGCGACGTGCTGTTCCTGGTGGAAGGCGACGCCAGCACCTACGCCACCTTCGGGCACCTGGCGCGTACCGTGCGCTCGCTGGACGGGCGCATCGAGGTGCAGACCGTGGCCGGCGTCAACGCCTTCACCGCTGCTTGCGCCACCTTGGGGCAGCCACTGTCTGAACAGGACGACACCGTGGCCATCGTGCCGGCGGCCTATGGTGTTGCCGCACTGGACCGCCTGCTGGCCGACTTCGACACGCTGGTGCTGCTGAAGGTCAAGCCGCTGGTCGACGAGCTGTTCGACTGGCTGCAAGCGCGAGATCTGCTCGATGGCGCGTCCTTCATCGAGCGCTGCGGCGCGCCCGACGAGCGTGTCTTGCGCGGCGCCGAGATGCTGGCCCTGCGCGGCAGCAAGGTCAGCTACTTGTCGCTGATGCTGGTGCCCAACCCGTACCGTGTGCGCGGCGAACGCATCAAGGGCTGCCTGAAAAAGACGTCACCGATGTCGGCTCCTGCCGGGCCGATGGAAATCGAGATCGAGCTATGA
- a CDS encoding precorrin-8X methylmutase, with amino-acid sequence MATPNTVTEQLTRAGQAIEHDSFAVIDREAGPHAYGPEQWPIVRRMIHANADFDFNGLTRFHPEAVRAGLAAVRSRASRVVADVEMICVGLSAPRLGHFGMTTHQFIADADVIAAARAEDTTRAVQAMRKAHRLGLVDGAIVGIGNAPTALIEVVRLIREHGARPALVVGMPVGFVSAAEAKALMSEETEVPWLVIDGRKGGSTLVVAAIHALLGLAETAEGPCS; translated from the coding sequence ATGGCCACGCCCAACACGGTCACTGAGCAGCTCACGCGCGCCGGCCAGGCGATCGAGCACGACAGCTTCGCGGTCATCGACCGCGAGGCCGGCCCGCATGCCTATGGCCCCGAGCAGTGGCCCATCGTGCGGCGGATGATCCATGCCAACGCCGACTTCGACTTCAACGGCCTGACCCGCTTCCATCCCGAGGCGGTGCGCGCCGGGCTGGCGGCCGTGCGCTCGCGCGCCAGCCGCGTCGTCGCTGACGTGGAGATGATCTGCGTGGGTCTGTCGGCGCCGCGCCTGGGCCACTTCGGCATGACGACGCATCAGTTCATCGCCGATGCGGACGTGATCGCGGCGGCCCGTGCCGAGGACACGACCCGCGCCGTGCAGGCCATGCGCAAGGCCCACCGGCTGGGTCTCGTGGACGGCGCCATCGTCGGCATCGGCAATGCCCCGACCGCGCTGATCGAGGTGGTGCGCCTGATCCGCGAGCACGGGGCGCGGCCAGCTCTGGTCGTGGGCATGCCGGTGGGCTTCGTCTCGGCGGCGGAGGCCAAGGCGCTGATGAGCGAGGAGACCGAGGTGCCGTGGCTCGTCATCGACGGCCGCAAGGGCGGCTCGACCCTGGTGGTGGCCGCGATCCACGCGCTGCTGGGCCTGGCGGAGACGGCGGAGGGCCCGTGCTCATGA
- a CDS encoding cobyrinate a,c-diamide synthase, protein MPVSAVRPVRCPALLIAAPASGQGKTSVTAALARLHRQRGRRVRVFKTGPDFLDPMVLARASGEPVHQLDLWMGGEAHCRALLHEAASGADLVLVEGVMGLHDGEPSSADLALRFGLPVLAVIDGSAMAQTFGAVALGLARYRDGLTLAGVLANRVAGESHAALLRDSLPACLRWSGSLARDELIALPERHLGLVQAGELADLDARLDRAAAALGPDAAELPPEVSFEAPQISDLRGLDSPLQGVRIAVARDAAFAFIYPANLAQLEALGAELCFFSPLNDAALPPCDAVWLPGGYPELHLDTLSANRLLHQALREHHAASRPLLAECGGLLFLLDALTDAQGRRAVMAGLLQGEAVMQARLANIGLHEATVPEGTLRGHSFHYSRLQTPLAPLCSTTPARAGRRGEAVYRSGRLTASYFHAYFPSNPRAVARLFAPDGGAR, encoded by the coding sequence ATGCCTGTTTCCGCGGTGCGCCCTGTGCGCTGCCCCGCCTTGCTGATTGCCGCGCCCGCTTCGGGGCAGGGCAAGACCAGCGTGACGGCGGCCCTGGCGCGTCTGCACCGGCAGCGCGGGCGCCGCGTGCGAGTGTTCAAGACCGGGCCCGACTTCCTCGACCCGATGGTGCTCGCCCGTGCGAGCGGCGAGCCCGTGCACCAGTTGGACCTGTGGATGGGCGGCGAGGCGCATTGCCGCGCGCTGCTGCACGAGGCAGCGTCAGGGGCGGACCTGGTCCTGGTCGAAGGCGTGATGGGCTTGCATGACGGCGAACCGTCCAGCGCCGACCTGGCCTTGCGTTTCGGCCTGCCCGTGCTCGCGGTGATCGATGGCAGTGCAATGGCGCAGACCTTCGGTGCCGTGGCGCTGGGCCTCGCCCGTTATCGCGACGGGCTGACGCTGGCCGGCGTGCTGGCCAACCGCGTGGCCGGCGAGTCCCACGCCGCGCTGCTGCGCGACAGCCTGCCCGCGTGCTTGCGCTGGTCGGGCAGCCTGGCGCGCGACGAGCTGATCGCCTTGCCCGAGCGGCACCTGGGCCTGGTGCAGGCCGGAGAGCTCGCTGACCTGGATGCGCGGTTGGACCGGGCCGCTGCCGCACTCGGGCCGGATGCGGCCGAGTTGCCGCCCGAGGTGAGTTTCGAAGCGCCGCAGATCAGTGACCTTCGCGGCCTGGACTCGCCGCTGCAAGGCGTGCGCATCGCGGTCGCGCGCGACGCGGCCTTCGCGTTCATCTACCCGGCCAACCTGGCGCAGCTCGAAGCCTTGGGTGCCGAGTTGTGTTTTTTCTCGCCGCTGAATGACGCGGCCTTGCCCCCCTGCGACGCGGTCTGGCTGCCCGGCGGCTACCCCGAATTGCACCTGGACACGCTGAGCGCGAACCGGCTGCTGCACCAGGCGCTGCGCGAGCACCATGCCGCTAGCCGGCCGCTCTTGGCCGAATGCGGTGGACTGCTGTTCCTGCTGGATGCGCTCACCGACGCGCAGGGCCGGCGCGCCGTGATGGCCGGCCTGCTGCAGGGCGAAGCGGTGATGCAAGCGCGACTCGCCAACATCGGTTTGCACGAAGCGACGGTGCCCGAGGGCACGCTGCGAGGTCACAGCTTCCACTACTCGCGCCTGCAGACTCCGCTCGCGCCCTTGTGCTCCACCACACCGGCCCGCGCGGGGCGGCGCGGAGAAGCGGTGTACCGCAGCGGGCGGCTGACGGCCTCGTACTTCCACGCCTACTTCCCGTCGAACCCGCGCGCGGTGGCGCGCCTGTTCGCTCCCGATGGAGGCGCCCGATGA
- the cobM gene encoding precorrin-4 C(11)-methyltransferase gives MSPGTVWFVGAGPGDPDLITVKGRDLIARAGAILFAGSLVNEAATRWAPAGCEIADSKGMTLEQIAAWLIARAAAHQTVVRLQTGDPALYGTLIEVVQPLDAVGVPVAVVPGVSSAMASAAAAVVSFTLPEVTQTTIFTRVAGRTPMPEGESLRELAAHRCTLCIFLSITLLHKVEAGLREAGWPDDAPVLVVHKASWPGEERIVRGTLATIKQLCREGGIVSQAMVIASPTLGARGWPELAKSKLYDAAFTHRFRRASV, from the coding sequence ATGAGCCCCGGTACGGTGTGGTTCGTCGGTGCCGGCCCAGGGGACCCGGATCTCATCACGGTCAAGGGCCGCGACCTGATTGCACGCGCCGGGGCCATCCTGTTCGCCGGCTCGCTGGTCAACGAGGCGGCCACGCGCTGGGCGCCCGCCGGCTGCGAGATCGCCGACAGCAAGGGCATGACGTTGGAGCAGATCGCGGCCTGGCTGATCGCCCGAGCGGCAGCACACCAGACAGTGGTGCGCCTGCAGACCGGCGACCCCGCGCTCTACGGCACCTTGATCGAGGTGGTGCAGCCACTGGACGCGGTCGGCGTGCCCGTCGCCGTGGTGCCGGGGGTGTCGTCGGCAATGGCCTCAGCCGCCGCGGCGGTGGTGAGCTTCACGCTGCCCGAGGTCACGCAGACGACCATCTTCACCCGCGTCGCAGGCCGCACGCCGATGCCCGAGGGCGAATCGCTGCGTGAGCTCGCCGCGCACCGCTGCACGCTGTGCATCTTCCTGTCGATCACGCTGCTGCACAAGGTCGAGGCCGGCCTGCGCGAAGCCGGCTGGCCCGACGACGCGCCGGTGCTGGTCGTGCACAAGGCCAGCTGGCCGGGCGAAGAGCGCATCGTGCGCGGCACGCTGGCCACTATCAAACAGCTTTGCCGCGAGGGCGGCATCGTCAGCCAGGCCATGGTCATCGCCAGCCCCACACTGGGCGCGCGCGGCTGGCCCGAACTCGCCAAGTCCAAGCTCTACGACGCGGCATTCACCCACCGCTTCAGAAGGGCCAGCGTATGA
- a CDS encoding cobalt-precorrin-5B (C(1))-methyltransferase — translation MMEKTVKRGTRTGFTTGACSAAAARAAVLGLVDGQVPATVEALLPNGQRARFDVQDGRCDAEAAHAMVIKDAGDDPDCTDKAHLTADVRRLPGQADAFVLLGGFGVGTVTMAGLGLDVGGPAINPVPRRSIEDNVREAGATLLTHDGLEVTISVPQGVEMAKKTLNARLGILGGISILGTTGIVKPYSTAAYRASVVQGVEVAASTGAGTVVLTTGGRTEKFAVAELPGLPEACFVQMGDFLRYALDTAGKMKLQRVVIGGMVGKLTKIAQGETITHANRAEVDTALLAELAAGIGAPPDECAAIAAAETARFAAERMQVLGLVDAFHGALARKVVSTVTGRYPGRFRLDVLVCDFDGRKIAEASSDD, via the coding sequence ATGATGGAGAAGACCGTCAAGCGTGGCACCCGGACCGGCTTCACCACCGGTGCGTGCTCGGCCGCGGCGGCGCGTGCGGCGGTGCTGGGTCTGGTGGACGGCCAGGTGCCGGCCACGGTGGAGGCGCTGCTGCCCAACGGCCAGCGCGCGCGCTTTGACGTGCAGGACGGCCGCTGCGATGCCGAGGCCGCTCACGCGATGGTCATCAAGGACGCCGGCGACGACCCCGACTGCACCGACAAGGCCCACCTCACCGCCGACGTGCGGCGCCTGCCCGGCCAGGCCGATGCTTTCGTGCTGCTCGGCGGCTTCGGTGTCGGCACCGTCACCATGGCCGGGCTGGGCCTGGACGTGGGCGGCCCGGCGATCAACCCCGTGCCCCGCCGCAGCATCGAGGACAACGTGCGCGAGGCCGGCGCCACGCTGCTGACGCACGATGGCCTGGAGGTGACGATCTCAGTGCCGCAGGGCGTGGAGATGGCGAAGAAGACGCTCAATGCCCGGCTGGGCATCCTGGGCGGCATCTCCATCCTGGGCACCACCGGCATCGTCAAGCCCTACAGCACCGCGGCCTACCGGGCCAGCGTGGTGCAGGGCGTGGAAGTGGCGGCCAGCACCGGTGCCGGCACCGTGGTGCTGACGACCGGCGGGCGCACCGAGAAGTTCGCTGTCGCCGAGCTGCCGGGGCTGCCCGAGGCCTGCTTCGTGCAGATGGGCGATTTCCTGCGCTACGCGCTCGACACCGCGGGGAAGATGAAGCTGCAGCGCGTGGTGATCGGCGGCATGGTGGGCAAGCTGACCAAGATCGCGCAGGGCGAGACCATCACCCACGCCAACCGGGCCGAGGTGGACACCGCGCTGCTGGCCGAGCTCGCCGCCGGCATCGGCGCGCCGCCCGACGAATGTGCGGCCATCGCGGCGGCCGAGACGGCGCGCTTCGCGGCCGAGCGCATGCAGGTGCTCGGCCTGGTCGATGCCTTCCACGGTGCACTGGCGCGCAAGGTGGTGAGCACCGTGACCGGCCGCTACCCGGGGCGCTTCCGCCTCGACGTGCTGGTGTGCGATTTCGATGGTCGCAAGATCGCCGAGGCTTCATCCGATGACTGA
- a CDS encoding bifunctional cobalt-precorrin-7 (C(5))-methyltransferase/cobalt-precorrin-6B (C(15))-methyltransferase, translating to MTESIDLRPPRCHVVGVLDDGAASLGAAALRALAQADVVIGARRTLDLLEARIAPEAERHPIAGIAAVAETVRAAQAAGRRCVVLATGDPLCHGIAGTLAMQLCLEAIEVLPNLSTIQIACARVRLVWQELKIVSIHAKDAGEWSVGADPRHGLYPLARVLRHHDRLAVLTSPDNTPDRVARLLLAEGLADEFQLAVAERLLQPDERVVTNLGVAEAAQQRFADPNVLLLWRSAARPQPVRFGLPDDRYEQRHPDKGLITKHEVRAVSLARLQLREDSIVWDIGAGSGAVGLEAARLCQAGHVYAIEKNEGDVAIAARNRATMAVGNHTLVHGKAPAHLDGWLDPDAVFIGGSGGELAELIALALRRLKPGGHLVMNFVTLENLDTATATLRELGAAWDVVLLQASRSKPILHMHRMAAENPVWIVCAQAGAGAPAASTAMERADE from the coding sequence ATGACTGAATCCATTGACCTGCGGCCTCCGCGCTGCCACGTCGTCGGCGTGCTGGACGATGGCGCCGCCAGCCTGGGTGCCGCCGCGCTGCGTGCACTGGCCCAGGCCGATGTCGTGATCGGCGCGCGCCGCACGCTGGATCTGCTGGAGGCGCGCATCGCCCCGGAGGCCGAGCGCCACCCCATCGCCGGCATCGCCGCCGTGGCCGAGACCGTGCGCGCCGCACAGGCGGCCGGCCGGCGCTGCGTGGTGCTGGCCACCGGCGACCCGCTGTGCCACGGCATTGCTGGCACGCTGGCGATGCAGTTGTGCCTGGAGGCCATCGAGGTGCTGCCGAACCTGTCGACGATCCAGATCGCCTGTGCGCGCGTCCGCCTGGTGTGGCAGGAGCTGAAGATCGTCAGCATCCATGCCAAGGATGCCGGCGAGTGGAGCGTCGGCGCCGATCCGCGCCACGGCCTGTATCCGCTGGCCCGGGTCTTGCGCCACCATGATCGGCTGGCCGTGTTGACCAGCCCCGACAACACGCCCGACCGCGTCGCGCGGCTGCTGCTGGCCGAGGGCTTGGCCGACGAGTTTCAGCTCGCCGTGGCGGAACGGCTGTTGCAGCCCGACGAGCGCGTCGTCACCAATCTCGGCGTGGCCGAGGCGGCCCAACAACGCTTTGCCGATCCCAACGTGCTGCTGCTGTGGCGCAGCGCGGCGCGCCCGCAGCCGGTCCGCTTCGGCCTGCCGGATGACCGCTATGAACAGCGCCACCCCGACAAGGGCCTGATCACCAAGCACGAGGTGCGCGCCGTGTCGCTGGCGCGGCTGCAGCTGCGCGAAGATAGCATCGTCTGGGACATCGGTGCCGGTTCGGGCGCGGTGGGCCTGGAGGCAGCGCGCCTTTGCCAGGCTGGCCACGTCTACGCGATCGAGAAGAACGAGGGCGACGTGGCCATCGCGGCGCGCAACCGCGCGACGATGGCCGTGGGCAACCACACCCTGGTGCATGGCAAGGCGCCCGCGCACCTGGACGGCTGGCTGGACCCCGACGCCGTGTTCATCGGCGGCTCGGGCGGCGAGCTGGCCGAGCTGATCGCGCTGGCCCTGCGGCGCCTGAAGCCCGGGGGGCACCTGGTGATGAACTTCGTGACGCTGGAGAACCTGGACACCGCGACCGCCACGCTGCGCGAGCTGGGCGCGGCCTGGGATGTCGTGCTGCTGCAGGCCTCGCGCAGCAAGCCAATCCTGCACATGCACCGCATGGCGGCCGAGAATCCGGTGTGGATCGTCTGCGCGCAGGCTGGGGCCGGCGCCCCGGCGGCCTCGACCGCCATGGAGCGCGCCGATGAGTGA